The sequence AATATGGAAAGGGACGTCCCACGATTTTTCTCCAGGCAAGGATTCTTTTCACCTTACTGTAACGGGCCAACTTTCTCACCAGAAACCCATAGAAATAAAGTTCTCAGAACTTAAAGCGATTTTTTTTGTCAAAGATTTTACAGGGAATAAAGACTATCAAGTGGCCAAAAGTTTTGCTGATGCACCTAAGTCAGCGTATGGTAAAAAAGCGATTGTGCGTTGCAAGGATGGAGAAGTCATGTATGGCTTCATTCAAGGTTACGCACCCAACCGGCCGGGTTTTTTTCTTTTTCCAGTTGATTCTAAAGATAACAATTTGAAGATTTTTATTCTTCAAACATTCATGGCTCAGGTCGATTTCCCCGAATAAAGACGTTTTAATTTTTTGGCCTTACGGGCAAGGTCCGTAAGAGAAATGTACAAGGGGTTGATTTTAATGGAGCCGATGAGTGGAATCGAACCACCGACCTGCTGATTACGAATCAGCTGCTCTGCCAACTGAGCTACATCGGCCTAAGGTAACAGGGATATTTGATATTGGTACCAAACTTATTGAAAACAGTCAACTGGTAACTGATTTTTTTTCAAGAAACTACAGCGACGCTTCTTGAAATGAAGAATGCCGGTTTGTTTTTAATTCTGACGAAGAACCGCGAGCGGTTTTTTGCCAATCATCCGGTAAATCATTAAAAAGCTGATCAGTATCGTCAGGACTACCGTTGAAACAAAGAGGGCCAACACGCCTAAAACAGGAAAACGCCATTTTATTTCCATGATAAATTTCAAAAATACCCAGGCCAGCAGGGTCCCCATCATCATTCCGATCACGCCCGCGATCGTTCCAAGCAACGTATATTCACTGACAAAGATCCCGGCAATTTTCGACCTCACCGCTCCGAGGATTTTCAAAATCACCGATTCTTTGAGCCGGAAATATCGTGTCGCCGCTACCGAGCCGGCAAGCACGATCAGGCCGGCGATTACAGCAAACCCGCCCATAAACTCCACCGCCAGAAGAATTTTGCCCATGATCTCTTTCAGGGAATTGAGCACATGACGGATATTAACCGCCGTCACATTGGGAAAGCCGGAAACCACCTCCCGTTGAAACTCCAGGTCAAGTTCAGGACGGGATTGGGAGGTCGCGATATATGACATCGGAATTTCCTGAAACGCGCCGGGAGAAAAGATGATAAAGAAATTGGTTCGAAGGTTTTCCCAATTAACGCTCCGGATACTGGTTATAGTGCCCTGGACCGGCGTCCCCTGAATATCAAAAGTCAGGCTGGCCCCAAGCCCCACGCCAAGGTGTTTGGCTAAGTCCTCTTCTATTGAAATCTTGTTTGTTCCCGATTCAGTTCCTGGCGACCACCAGGCCCCTTTGACGATCTTGTTCTCATAGGGGGGTTCCTTCTGCGAGGTTAAAACATACTCTCTCTGAAAATACCATGCCTCGTTGTTTTTCAATTCTTTAACCGGAATGCTCCCCACGGCTTGAAGACGGGAGCGGACAATCGGAACCATCTCATGCGTATCTTTGAACCCCATTTGGCGGGATCTTCGGACTAAAAGGGCCTCGAACGCCTCCTTTTGCGATTTTTGAATATCGATGAAAAAGAATGTCGGGGCATTGACCGGAATATTGTCAGACACCTGCTGAAACAATCCCGTTCCGATGATTAAAACGGCACAAATGACGGTAATTCCAAGGCCGATGGAGAGAATAACCGACTGAGCAAATTGTCCGGGCCTGTTTAAATTGGCCATCCCATAACGAAGTGCAAATGAAGCGGGTTTGAGGTTTTTAATCCATCGCAAAACCGCCCATGCAGAAAACTTCAACAAAATTAACGCGCCCAGGAAGATACCGGTAAAGGTCGCTCCAACCCTCAAAGAGCCCGACTGCCAGTAGATAAATGCCAGTATCCCCAACGACACCGCTCCGATCGCCATTCCCTGGCGGAATCCGATTTTGCCCAACGAGGAAGCCAGAATATCCCGTTTTAAGATTCTGTTTGGCGAAAGGGTTTTGATCCTAAATAAAGGAATGAGAGAAAATAAGAGGACTACGAGGGTTCCCGCAATCATCCCCTTTAAAACGGCGATGGTGGGGAAAAAATAGGTTAAAGATTGCGGGAGAATGGTTTTTAACAATCCCTGAAAAATCTTATGAAGGAATAAACCGATTCCCACGCCGAAAAGACTTCCCAATAACCCCATCACAAGGGTTTGCAGAAAATAAATGTAAAAGAGGGCGCTCGACGGGGTTCCAAGGCATTTCAAAATGCCCATGGTCTGTGTCTTTTCTTTCAGATAAGCGTGGATGCTGTTTCCCACCCCTATCCCTCCTATAAAAAGAGAAATCAGACCGATAAACCCGAGATAAACAGTTAAATTATTTAAAAAACGGCGCAGACGGGGTTGGGCGTCTGTGTAGGACTCAATCGTTGCCCTTTCATCGGCCAGGGAAGTTTTCAGTTCCAAAAGCGTTTGCGGAATTGACCGGTCTGGAGGAACCTGTAAAAGATAACGATAACGAACTCTGCTCCCCGGCTGAACCAGGCCTGAGACCTTCAGATCCCTCTCTGAAATCATCACCCTTGGACCTAAACTAAAGGCTTCGGTCATCCGGTCGGGCTCTTTTTTGATTACTCCGGCTATCTTGAGCTGAATATCGCCTAATTTAATTTCCTCTCCCACCCTCATCCCCAGCTTGATCACTAGCGATTCCTCGACCCAGGCCATATGAGATTGAGCAAAAGGGTTCGGACCCGCAGGGGGATCAAGGGTTAAGGTTCCATAAAACGGATACTCTGCCCCAACGGCTTTTAACTCAACCAGCTGGGGCGTCGAATCCCTGGGGTTGCTCGCCATGGCGATCATTTCCTGCACCAGGATATGCTTGATCCCCCGAGTTTCCAGCTTTTGAATGGCACTCAGCCCTTCAGGGCTGAGTGCATGGTTGAGATCAATTTCAATATCCCCTCCCAATAAACCTTTGGCCTCTTTAAAAACGGAATACTCGATCTGGTCTGAAATACTTCCTATCCCGACAATGCTCCCCACCCCCAGGGCAACGCAAAAGAGAAAAAAAATAAAATGCCTCCACGAGGTTAAAATTTCCCGCTTTGCCATTTTGAAAATAAAAAGAAGTTTCTTCATTGCGGTGTAATTTTTCCGTCCCGGAGTCTTATCACGCGGTCTGCTTTTTTGGCAATATCAAGGTCATGGGTAACCCAGACCATGGTGTTCTGGTGTTTCCGGTGCAGACTGATTAATAAATCGATGATTTTATTCCCGGTGTCGGTGTCGAGGTTCCCGGTCGGCTCGTCGGCCAATAGAATAGGGGGACTGATGGCAAAGGCTCTCGCGATCGCCACCCTCTGTTGTTCCCCGCCGGATAGCTGAGCGGGATAATGGCTTAACCGGTCGGAGAGACCGACTTCATTTAAAAGGGAGAGGGCGCGTTTTCTGATATCATCTTCTCCCAATAATTCCAACGGGACAGAAACGTTTTCAAGCGCCGTCAGATTGGGAATTAACTGGTAGGATTGGAATACAAATCCGATCAATCGGCCTCTTAACCGGGTCAGCTCATCCTCGTCGAGCTGATCGACAGATTGTTGGTCTAGTTGAATAGAACCCGACGTCGGGGTGTCAAGCCCGGCCATTAAACCGAGGAGGGTTGATTTCCCGCTTCCGGAAGGACCCATGACCGCGAAAAATTCTCCTTTTGAAATGTGAAGGTTGATTTTATCTAAAATAACCAACTCTCTGGAACCGGCGGATACTTTCATTGAAAGGTCTTTAACAAAAATCATAAGCAATTCCTGATATCAACGGAGATAAAAAAACGAAAGATCTATTTTCCTTTTATGTTATTATACACAAACTCGTTGGAGGATAAATGACACCTTCCAGGATTTTAACGTGAAAGTGACAGTTTTTATTTTTTTATTATTGATAACGGCCTCTGCGGTGAATGGAGCGCAAAAAGACGGAAATTCCACAACCCGGCTGATTGTCGCGTTTGGAAACAGTTTAACCGCCGGCTACGGCGTCGCTTTGGATGAAGCCTACCCCTCGCTCCTGGAAAACAGATTAAGAAAAGAAAAATTTCTTTACCGGGTCGTGAACGCGGGAATCAGCGGCGACACGACCTCGGGGGGCCTCTCCCGGATCGATAGTGTCATCCGTCGAAAACCCGATATCGTCATTGTCGAACTGGGAGCCAATGACGGTCTGCGGGGAACACCGGTTGAGATGATTCAATCTAATTTAGGTCAAATAATCAAGCAGCTCCAAAAGAAAAAGATTAAGGTCTTGCTTGCCGGGATGAGGCTTCCTCCCAATTACGGTCCTGAATATACCGACGGCTTTCACCGGATGTACCTCTCGTTGGCCGCAAAATATAAAATTCCGGTCATTCCTTTTTTCCTGGAAGGGACCGCGGCGACGGAAGGCTTAAATCAAGCCGACGGGCTTCACCCCACTGCTGAAGGGTATCAGCTTGTCGTGAATCATTTATGGCCTTATCTGGTTCCGCTTCTTTCTAAATAACTTATTTTTTCCGGGCGGCAATCACGCCATCCCGTGGGATTATATCATAAAAGGTCTTCCTTCTCACCTCTGCCCGGATCTGTTATAATAATATTTGTTGTTTGACTCTTATCATTAATTTTAAGTATATTGATTGAATTCCTTTATTAGGGGTAACAGAATGTTTAATTTTCAAGGACGGTTCGCGGCTCTTGGGGGAAGCGATAACCTGAGTCCCGAAGAGATTAAGAAAAAAATAGACGAAGGCCGCAAAATCGTTATTCTCGACGTTAGAGAGCCATGGGAATATCAGATCTCTAAGATTGAGGGGGCGGTTTTAATTCCGTTAGGACAGTTGGAAAAAAGAAAAGAAGAATTGGATCCAAACGCTGAAATTGTTTGCCAGTGCCATCATGGTGTTCGCAGCTTTAAAGCCATGAAATTTCTTCAGGCCTGTGGTTTTCAAAATGTAAAAAATATGGCCGGTGGAATCGATGCCTGGTCGGCCCAAGTCGACCCTAGCGTACCCCGGTATCGGCAATAAACTTTACCCGTTGCGAAGAGGAAATTCTAAATGTCAAATCAAAAATTTATGATCGGTGAACAGGTCTACCCGGGATGCCCTGAAATGCTTTTTGTCAACAAAGAGCCCTTAATCTCCTTTGAAATCGGAAATAACAATCAGCTTACGATAAACTCTTCGAGCTATAATCGGGACGGTAAAAAAATCGTTCAGGTCGTTAAAAATGTTCTGGTCATTAATGATAATAACGAAAACCAGATTGTGATTACGCCGAATAATGTGAAAGTTAAAAGAAAAAAAGACGGGGTTGTTTTGATTGATGCAACGGTTGTCGATCAGGACATGATAAAGCTTCGCGGGATTTTTTACGTCGGGAAAGATTGTTATATGGCGACGCCTGCAAAGATGATTCTGAACCCGCCAATCGCCAATTTCTAAAACTCTGACTGTTGATAAGGAGCCATCTGCTACGTTCTCGCCTTTCGGTCTCCTCAACGTACCAATTTCGTACGCCTGCGTCGTCCTCAAGGCTGCGGCCTCGCACCTGGCTCCTTCTGAACAGTCATTTTAGCTGACGATTTTAGGATTCTATCTCAATCACGACGGGAAGATACTCCAACCCCTTTTCAAGCCTGGTATTAAATCTTTTGACAACAAACAGGCTTAAGACCAATCCGACGACGGCTCCCAGGGCTGAAAACAACTGGCTATGCCGAGCAAGCGACAATCCGATCGACAGAAGATTTCCGACGGTTCCCCCCCCGATTAACGATAAGAGCGGAAATCCATACACCCAAAAGGCAGGATAAAGAAAATTTGCCGGCTCCACCGCCACTTTTACTTTTTGTCCAATGGCCGCGCCCATCGTGTCCTTGGCTCTCATAATCATTTTATTTCCTTCGGCCTTGCAAATATTTGTCGTTGGACATCCTTCACAGGCTTCGGTACGGTCAATGGAAATTAACACCTGCCCGTCTTTTTGTTCAACCACGATCCCTTCTTCGATGACCATTTTCTTCCTCTATTTTATTCGGGGGCCTTCGCAAACTGCGCTCAATGCCCCCGAACCCCGCGTTTCGCACCGGCAAAGCCGGGTTGCTTCACTTTTATTCAGGGGCGTCTTTTAGAGGGGCTCACGTCGCCCCCTTCACCGGCAAAGCCGGACGAAGCTTCCCCCTCTCGCTCGCCTTGCTCGCTTTCGCACCTGCAAAACCGGTTGCTCCACTTTTTAAAAGCTTATATTCAATACTGTCGACTAACGCCTGCCAGCTCGCTTCGATGATATTTTCGGACACTCCGACGGTTCCCCATTTTCGGTGTTCATCCCCGGATTCGATTAAAACCCTGACCTTTGACCGGGTTCCCCCGCTCGCGCTAAGCACTCTGACCTTATAATCTAACAGTTTAACATGTTTTAAGGCCGGATAAAACTTTTCTAACGCCTTCCGTAAACCATTATCAAGGGCATTCACCGGCCCGTTTCCCAGAGCGGCGGTATGTTCAACCTCTTTCCCTACCTGAAGCTCGATCGTCGCCTCTGAAACCGTTTCTCCGGTCTCCATCTGTTTTTCGACAATGACCCTGAATTTAATTAAATCAAAAAACCGCTTATGCTTTCCAACCGTTTTTCTCATGAGCAATTCGAAAGAGGCCTCTGCCCCCTCAAACTGATAACCCTGATTTTCAAGCTCCTTTAAATTCTGTAAAAGATCGTGGAGCGCCTGACTTTTATCAGCAAGCCTGATGCCGTAATCTTCAGCCTTATGTAAGAGATTGCTTTTACCCGAATAGTCCGAAATCAGGATCCTTTGCTGATTTCCTACCAATTGCGGAAGCACATGTTCGTAGGTTTCGGCTTTTTTACGGATGGCATGGACATGGATTCCCCCTTTATGGGCAAAGGCGCTTTCACCCACATAGGCTTGCCTCTTATAATGGGGCAAATTTGCTATTTCACTGACAAACCGGGAAACTTCCATCAGATGAGTCATCTGTTCATCCGAAAGGCACCCGACTTTCATTTTTAATTTTAAGTTTGGAATCAAAGAACAAAGGTTGGCGTTTCCGCAACGCTCTCCGAAACCATTAATGGTCCCCTGAACCTGCGTGGCCCCTAACTCAACGGCCACGAGAGCATTAGCCACCGCGGTTTCCGAATCGTTATGGGTGTGTATGCCCAGGGGAATTTTGATTTCACGGTCAACCGCGCGAAAAATTTCCTTCACCTCCCAGGGCATGGTTCCGCCGTTGGTGTCACATAAAATAATACATTCTGTTCCCGCCTCTTCCGCTTTTTTCAAGGTCTGGATGGCGTAATCGGGATTCGCCTTATACCCGTCAAAAAAATGTTCCGCGTCATAAAAGACTCTTTTTTTCTTTGAAACCAGGTAGGCGACGGAATCATAAATCAGCTCCAGATTTTTCTTTAAAGAAATATTCAGGGCGGCTTCTACATGAAGATTCCAGCTTTTACCGAAGATCGTGATGGTCGAGGTACCCGCCTTGATCAGCTCGTGAAGATTCGGGTCTTTCGAAACCGGGTTGCCGGCCTTCCGGGTTGACCCAAAAGCGACAACGGTGGCGTTTTTCAAGGAAAGCTTTTTAACCTCCTTAAAATAATCGATGTCTTTTGGATTGGCGCCGGGCCATCCCCCTTCAATAAAAGGAATTCCAAGCTCGTCAAGTTTTTCGGTAATCCGAAGTTTATCTTCCAGTAAAAAGGAGATATCTTCCGCTTGAGCGCCGTCCCTTAAAGTT comes from Nitrospirota bacterium and encodes:
- a CDS encoding citramalate synthase codes for the protein MRFVEIYDTTLRDGAQAEDISFLLEDKLRITEKLDELGIPFIEGGWPGANPKDIDYFKEVKKLSLKNATVVAFGSTRKAGNPVSKDPNLHELIKAGTSTITIFGKSWNLHVEAALNISLKKNLELIYDSVAYLVSKKKRVFYDAEHFFDGYKANPDYAIQTLKKAEEAGTECIILCDTNGGTMPWEVKEIFRAVDREIKIPLGIHTHNDSETAVANALVAVELGATQVQGTINGFGERCGNANLCSLIPNLKLKMKVGCLSDEQMTHLMEVSRFVSEIANLPHYKRQAYVGESAFAHKGGIHVHAIRKKAETYEHVLPQLVGNQQRILISDYSGKSNLLHKAEDYGIRLADKSQALHDLLQNLKELENQGYQFEGAEASFELLMRKTVGKHKRFFDLIKFRVIVEKQMETGETVSEATIELQVGKEVEHTAALGNGPVNALDNGLRKALEKFYPALKHVKLLDYKVRVLSASGGTRSKVRVLIESGDEHRKWGTVGVSENIIEASWQALVDSIEYKLLKSGATGFAGAKASKASERGKLRPALPVKGAT
- a CDS encoding SoxR reducing system RseC family protein — its product is MVIEEGIVVEQKDGQVLISIDRTEACEGCPTTNICKAEGNKMIMRAKDTMGAAIGQKVKVAVEPANFLYPAFWVYGFPLLSLIGGGTVGNLLSIGLSLARHSQLFSALGAVVGLVLSLFVVKRFNTRLEKGLEYLPVVIEIES
- a CDS encoding ABC transporter ATP-binding protein → MIFVKDLSMKVSAGSRELVILDKINLHISKGEFFAVMGPSGSGKSTLLGLMAGLDTPTSGSIQLDQQSVDQLDEDELTRLRGRLIGFVFQSYQLIPNLTALENVSVPLELLGEDDIRKRALSLLNEVGLSDRLSHYPAQLSGGEQQRVAIARAFAISPPILLADEPTGNLDTDTGNKIIDLLISLHRKHQNTMVWVTHDLDIAKKADRVIRLRDGKITPQ
- a CDS encoding FtsX-like permease family protein is translated as MKKLLFIFKMAKREILTSWRHFIFFLFCVALGVGSIVGIGSISDQIEYSVFKEAKGLLGGDIEIDLNHALSPEGLSAIQKLETRGIKHILVQEMIAMASNPRDSTPQLVELKAVGAEYPFYGTLTLDPPAGPNPFAQSHMAWVEESLVIKLGMRVGEEIKLGDIQLKIAGVIKKEPDRMTEAFSLGPRVMISERDLKVSGLVQPGSRVRYRYLLQVPPDRSIPQTLLELKTSLADERATIESYTDAQPRLRRFLNNLTVYLGFIGLISLFIGGIGVGNSIHAYLKEKTQTMGILKCLGTPSSALFYIYFLQTLVMGLLGSLFGVGIGLFLHKIFQGLLKTILPQSLTYFFPTIAVLKGMIAGTLVVLLFSLIPLFRIKTLSPNRILKRDILASSLGKIGFRQGMAIGAVSLGILAFIYWQSGSLRVGATFTGIFLGALILLKFSAWAVLRWIKNLKPASFALRYGMANLNRPGQFAQSVILSIGLGITVICAVLIIGTGLFQQVSDNIPVNAPTFFFIDIQKSQKEAFEALLVRRSRQMGFKDTHEMVPIVRSRLQAVGSIPVKELKNNEAWYFQREYVLTSQKEPPYENKIVKGAWWSPGTESGTNKISIEEDLAKHLGVGLGASLTFDIQGTPVQGTITSIRSVNWENLRTNFFIIFSPGAFQEIPMSYIATSQSRPELDLEFQREVVSGFPNVTAVNIRHVLNSLKEIMGKILLAVEFMGGFAVIAGLIVLAGSVAATRYFRLKESVILKILGAVRSKIAGIFVSEYTLLGTIAGVIGMMMGTLLAWVFLKFIMEIKWRFPVLGVLALFVSTVVLTILISFLMIYRMIGKKPLAVLRQN
- a CDS encoding rhodanese, which codes for MFNFQGRFAALGGSDNLSPEEIKKKIDEGRKIVILDVREPWEYQISKIEGAVLIPLGQLEKRKEELDPNAEIVCQCHHGVRSFKAMKFLQACGFQNVKNMAGGIDAWSAQVDPSVPRYRQ
- a CDS encoding arylesterase gives rise to the protein MIVAFGNSLTAGYGVALDEAYPSLLENRLRKEKFLYRVVNAGISGDTTSGGLSRIDSVIRRKPDIVIVELGANDGLRGTPVEMIQSNLGQIIKQLQKKKIKVLLAGMRLPPNYGPEYTDGFHRMYLSLAAKYKIPVIPFFLEGTAATEGLNQADGLHPTAEGYQLVVNHLWPYLVPLLSK